One window of Brachybacterium ginsengisoli genomic DNA carries:
- a CDS encoding acetoin utilization protein AcuC, with amino-acid sequence MSDAALPSRSAAPADGAAPSIRTGIVWDDALCEYDFGPFHPMAPIRLTLTRELARGAGVLDRPGVEILPAPVASDEQLRQVHDPEYIEAVKRASRPMEEMTAEELDDLIRFGLGGDDVPPFRGMHTASARILGGSLAAVDAICSGQVTRAVNFAGGLHHAKPSSASGFCVYNDAAAAIRRALDQGEERVMYVDVDVHHGDGVERILWDEPRAITLSLHETGERLFPGTGFVQDSGGPGAQGSAINVPLPSRTTADEWVRAIRAVVPALVRAVRPTLLVTQHGADTHQLDPLADLTVTLEAQREVMLLMRELADEVCDGRWLALGGGGYAVIDVVPRSWGHLLAIATGEAIDAAAPLPEGFVAAAETARAEHGLSPEPGIRTYGDGRPLAVRDWAGGYDPEDPLDRSVQAARRGIFPDWGLDPYLD; translated from the coding sequence ATGTCCGATGCCGCACTGCCCTCGCGATCCGCCGCTCCTGCCGACGGCGCCGCCCCGTCGATCCGCACCGGGATCGTCTGGGACGACGCGCTGTGCGAGTACGACTTCGGCCCCTTCCACCCCATGGCCCCGATCCGACTCACCCTCACCCGGGAGCTCGCCCGCGGCGCCGGTGTGCTGGACCGGCCGGGGGTCGAGATCCTGCCGGCGCCGGTCGCGAGCGACGAACAGCTCCGGCAGGTGCACGACCCCGAGTACATCGAGGCGGTCAAGCGGGCCTCCCGGCCGATGGAGGAGATGACCGCGGAGGAGCTCGACGACCTGATCCGCTTCGGCCTCGGCGGCGACGACGTCCCGCCCTTCCGCGGGATGCACACCGCCTCCGCCCGGATCCTCGGCGGCTCCCTCGCGGCGGTCGACGCGATCTGCTCGGGCCAGGTGACGCGGGCCGTGAACTTCGCCGGCGGGCTGCACCATGCCAAGCCCTCGTCGGCCTCCGGGTTCTGCGTCTACAACGACGCCGCCGCCGCGATCCGCCGCGCCCTCGACCAGGGAGAGGAGCGGGTGATGTACGTCGACGTCGACGTCCACCACGGCGACGGCGTGGAGAGGATCCTGTGGGACGAGCCGCGCGCCATCACCCTCTCGCTCCACGAGACGGGGGAGCGGCTGTTCCCCGGCACGGGCTTCGTCCAGGACTCCGGCGGCCCCGGTGCACAGGGCTCCGCGATCAACGTCCCCCTGCCCTCGCGCACCACGGCCGACGAGTGGGTGCGGGCGATCCGCGCCGTCGTCCCCGCGCTGGTCCGGGCGGTGCGACCCACCCTGCTGGTCACCCAGCACGGCGCCGACACCCACCAGCTCGATCCGCTGGCCGACCTCACGGTCACCCTCGAGGCGCAGCGCGAGGTGATGCTCCTGATGCGGGAGCTGGCCGACGAGGTCTGCGACGGGCGCTGGCTCGCCCTCGGCGGCGGCGGCTATGCCGTGATCGATGTGGTGCCCCGCTCCTGGGGGCACCTCCTCGCGATCGCCACCGGTGAGGCGATCGACGCGGCGGCGCCGCTGCCGGAGGGGTTCGTCGCGGCGGCGGAGACGGCCCGCGCGGAGCACGGCCTCTCCCCGGAGCCGGGGATCCGCACCTACGGCGACGGACGCCCGCTCGCGGTGCGGGACTGGGCGGGCGGCTACGACCCCGAGGACCCTCTGGACCGATCGGTCCAGGCCGCCCGCCGCGGGATCTTCCCCGACTGGGGGCTGGACCCCTACCTGGACTGA